In Glandiceps talaboti chromosome 16, keGlaTala1.1, whole genome shotgun sequence, a single window of DNA contains:
- the LOC144447620 gene encoding uncharacterized protein LOC144447620, which yields MKVAIEGCAHGDLEKIYDTIQYIEKRENIKVDLLLCCGDFQAVRNEADLQCMAVPPKYREMCSFYKYYSGEKTAPILTIFIGGNHEASNYLAELPYGGWVCPNIYYMGYAGVVNIGGLRIGGLSGIYKKHDYKRGHYEKAPFSQESMRSVYHIRNLEVFRLKQMKQPLDIMMSHDWPRGIYHYGNIQQLLRRKPFMQAEVESNQLGSPPAEELLHALKPSYWFSAHLHIKFPAVVQHKDDSKEENDGKGSKVTKFLALDKCLPRRDFLQIIDIPKQTDSSLELSYDAEWLAILKSTNHLLNTTPQPTNMPFPGLQQRFDFAVTEEELDVVRKDLNGDFKLPNNFVKTAPSFNPQQGKNIKNARQPTACVNPQTTSFCELIGITDPNDPSNSQKRQPLPDKMENPDEISLDDDDDDDDDDDESDSETVDDDTNDDVISPEESQDDDIINEQTLKSASEESTEAKLSDFSDELFSPIQIETSQSDDSIKRTQLDEPCQKGAKKFKRRNQAIYDSKDESDDD from the exons ATGAAGGTGGCCATTGAAGGCTGTGCACACGGTGATTTGGAGAAGATCTATGACACCATACAGTATATTGAAAAGAGAGAAAACATCAAAGTTGACTtgctgttgtgttgtggtgATTTCCAGGCAGTACGGAATGAAGCTGATTTACAGTGCATGGCAGTGCCACCTAAGTACCGTGAAATGTGTTCATTCTATAA GTACTATTCAGGTGAGAAAACTGCACCGATACTGACAATATTCATTGGAGGAAATCATGAGGCATCCAATTATTTGGCAGAGCTGCCATACGGTGGATGGGTTTGTCCTAATATCTACTATATGG GCTATGCTGGAGTTGTCAACATTGGAGGACTACGTATCGGTGGCTTGTCAGGAATCTATAAAAAACATGACTACAAGCGAGGACATTATGAGAAAGCACCATTTAGTCAGGAGTCTATGAGAAGTGTTTACCATATCAGAAACTTGGAAGTGTTCAGACTCAAACAA ATGAAGCAACCATTGGATATTATGATGTCACATGACTGGCCCAGAGGGATTTATCACTATGGTAACATACAACAACTGCTTCGGAGGAAACCATTCATGCAGGCAGAAGTAGAAAGTAACCAACTTG GGAGCCCTCCAGCTGAAGAACTGCTTCATGCCTTGAAGCCATCATACTGGTTTTcagctcatttacatattaaatttcCAGCAGTGGTTCAACACAAG GATGATAGCAAAGAGGAGAATGATGGaaaggggtcaaaggtcaccaaaTTTTTAGCACTTGACAAGTGTCTTCCGCGCCGAGACTTTCTACAG ATTATAGACATTCCCAAGCAAACAGATTCATCGCTAGAATTAAGTTATGATGCTGAATGGTTGGCTATCCTTAAATCCACCAATCATCTTCTGAATACAACACCTCAACCAACCAACATGCCTTTCCCTGGTTTACAACAGAG ATTTGACTTTGCTGTCACAGAAGAAGAATTAGATGTTGTCAGAAAGGACTTGAATGGAGACTTCAAATTACCAAATAATTTTGTAAAAACTGCACCATCATTTAATCCACAACAAGGAAAGAATATAAAAAATGCTAGACAGCCCACAGCCTGTGTTAACCCACAAACTACATCATTCTGTGAACTGATTGGAATAACAGACCCAAACGACCCTAGCAATAGTCAAAAAAGACAACCACTGCCAGATAAGATGGAGAACCCAGATGAGATAAGcctggatgatgatgatgatgacgatgatgatgatgatgaaagtgACAGTGAAACAGTCGATGATGACActaatgatgatgtcatatcGCCTGAAGAATCTCAAGACGATGATATCATCAATGAACAGACTCTGAAATCAGCGTCAGAGGAAAGCACTGAAGCAAAACTTAGTGATTTTTCTGACGAGTTGTTTTCACCAATACAGATTGAGACTTCACAAAGTGATGATTCTATTAAACGGACTCAATTAGACGAACCCTGTCAGAAAGGAGCCAAGAAATTTAAAAGAAGAAATCAAGCAATCTATGATTCCAAGGATGAAAGTGATGATGATTGA